Genomic DNA from Pseudodesulfovibrio sp. S3:
CTCCCCCCTCTCAAGGCGGGCCAAGGGAAGCCGCCGGCCAGGACGGCGCACACGAAAAAGGTCACGGCACATGCCGTGACCCTTTATTTTGTATCGCAGTCTCTGGCGACGGAGTCTCTAAAGGGAACGATGCTGGAGCTTGATGCGCATGACGCGCTCAATGGATTGCACCTGGGTCTTGTCTTCGTGGGTGACCAGGCTGACGGCCTCTCCACCCCGTCCGGCCCGGCCGGTACGGCCGATACGGTGGGTGTAGGTCTCCACAGTGTCCGGCATGTCAAAGTTGATGACATGGGAAATGCAGTCGCAGTCGATGCCGCGCGCCGCGATGTCCGTGGCCACCATGATGGTGAACTTGCCCTGGCGGAAACCGTCCAATGCCTTTTGACGCTGGCTCTGGCTCATGTTGCCTTGCAGGAACGTGCAGTTGTAGCCGTCGTTGCTGAGCTTGCGGGACAGGTTCTTGGCCTTGTGCTTGGTCCGGGTAAAGATGAGCACGCTCTGGTGATCCGTGGTGTCGAGCAGCTTGCCCAGCAGACCTATCTTGAGGTGGTTCTGGGTGGTGTAGAAGGCGTGGCCCACGCTCGCCACCGCAACGGTGTTGGCCACCTGAACCGTTTTGGGATTCACCAGGATGGTATTCGCAAGCTTGCGGATGTCCGCAGGCATGGTGGCGGAAAAGAGCAGGTTCTGACGCTTGGCAGGCAGCTTGGCCAGGATGCGCTTGATGTCCGGCATGAAGCCCATGTCGAGCATGCGGTCCGCTTCGTCCAGGACCAGGGTGTCGATATGGTGCAGGTTCACGGCGCCCTTGCTCATGAGACGAACAAGACGGCCGGGGCAGGCCACAATGACCTGACAGGTGCTGAAGGCCCTGATCTGCGGATTCATGCCCACGCCGCCGATGACCACATCACTGCGGACGGGGGTCTGCTTGCCGAGATCGCGAAAATTCTGGTTGATCTGCAGGGCCAGCTCGCGGGTCGGTGCGAGCACCAGGACGCGGGGGATGGCCTGGGTCGCCTTCTTGCTTTCAAGGAGACGCTGCAGGATGGGCAGGGCAAAGGCAGCGGTCTTGCCGGTGCCGGTCTGGGCCAGGCCCATGACATCATGCCCCTCCAGGATCAGCGGAATGGCCTGATCCTGAATGGGGGTGGGGGTTTCATAGCCACAGGCTTTGATGCCTGAATTGATACGCTGATCAAGGGAAAAAGTAGAAAAAGTCATATAAACCTTTGGTAAAAAGGAGTTAATTTCGACGGCGCGCGACAGCGGTCGGGGTCCGGTTGCCCGGGTGTATTGGGGGTGGCTCTGGTACGGGAGTAAATCTTGGTTCGACTGATGTGGAACGTGGTTGCCCAAATGGGGCTAAGAAGTATTCGTGCGTCCAGTCACGCTGAGCTGCACCGCTTA
This window encodes:
- a CDS encoding DEAD/DEAH box helicase; its protein translation is MTFSTFSLDQRINSGIKACGYETPTPIQDQAIPLILEGHDVMGLAQTGTGKTAAFALPILQRLLESKKATQAIPRVLVLAPTRELALQINQNFRDLGKQTPVRSDVVIGGVGMNPQIRAFSTCQVIVACPGRLVRLMSKGAVNLHHIDTLVLDEADRMLDMGFMPDIKRILAKLPAKRQNLLFSATMPADIRKLANTILVNPKTVQVANTVAVASVGHAFYTTQNHLKIGLLGKLLDTTDHQSVLIFTRTKHKAKNLSRKLSNDGYNCTFLQGNMSQSQRQKALDGFRQGKFTIMVATDIAARGIDCDCISHVINFDMPDTVETYTHRIGRTGRAGRGGEAVSLVTHEDKTQVQSIERVMRIKLQHRSL